The Abyssicoccus albus genome includes a region encoding these proteins:
- a CDS encoding OsmC family protein: MSIKVNGEWQGNMSYKTVALRSGHEITMDASVEAGGDNAGPSPMEVMLSSLIGCMGIDMSLILKPHRDKISKMDINAEGFRVEEKPQRYDKIELIVDVEGDVLAKHVFRAIDLSMDKYCSARASMNVEVEAKLILNGETVER, translated from the coding sequence ATGAGTATTAAAGTTAATGGTGAATGGCAAGGAAATATGTCTTACAAAACGGTTGCACTACGTAGTGGACATGAAATTACAATGGATGCAAGTGTTGAAGCGGGTGGAGATAATGCGGGGCCGAGCCCAATGGAAGTGATGTTAAGTAGTTTGATTGGGTGTATGGGCATTGATATGAGCTTGATCTTAAAGCCACATCGAGACAAGATTTCAAAGATGGATATTAATGCAGAAGGTTTTCGTGTTGAAGAAAAACCACAACGTTATGACAAAATTGAGCTTATAGTTGATGTTGAAGGAGATGTGTTAGCGAAGCATGTATTTAGGGCGATTGATTTAAGTATGGATAAATACTGTTCTGCACGCGCTTCGATGAATGTCGAAGTAGAAGCGAAGCTTATTTTAAATGGTGAAACGGTTGAACGATAA
- a CDS encoding NADH:flavin oxidoreductase/NADH oxidase, whose product MDQLLTEFKLKGLTLQNKAVMSPMCMYSAQDGYPNDFHFTHYTSRAIGGMGLIIMEMTNVTPNGRISDGCLGLWSDDHIPHFKRIVDSVHQYGTKIGIQIAHAGRKAEDADDVVSSSDIKYEGDKYKAPRSLSTDEVKNMVVKYKEAAERAVKAGFDTIEIHAAHGYLIHQFQSPKTNNRTDQYGEDRLLFGAEIIEAVKSVIPEDMPLIVRISAKEYSKDGYDIDYGVEIAKRYKKAGADIIDVSGGGNGPVVEDRRPRLHPGYQVHLAREIKVQAEIPVIAVGMLDDPRVADHVVGVQDADLIAIGRASLRDPHWVLNAGRKEERACFVPKQYVRGYQ is encoded by the coding sequence ATGGATCAATTATTAACAGAATTCAAACTAAAAGGTCTTACATTACAAAATAAAGCAGTGATGAGCCCGATGTGTATGTATTCAGCACAAGACGGCTATCCTAACGATTTCCACTTCACACATTATACATCTCGAGCAATTGGTGGTATGGGATTAATTATTATGGAAATGACAAACGTAACACCGAATGGAAGAATCTCAGACGGATGCCTGGGGTTATGGAGTGATGATCATATTCCACATTTCAAAAGAATCGTCGATTCGGTACATCAATATGGCACCAAAATCGGTATTCAAATCGCTCATGCTGGTCGTAAGGCGGAAGATGCAGATGATGTAGTATCTAGCTCTGACATTAAATATGAGGGAGATAAATATAAAGCACCTCGTTCGCTATCAACTGACGAAGTGAAAAATATGGTTGTTAAATATAAAGAAGCAGCCGAACGTGCGGTAAAAGCTGGATTCGATACGATTGAAATTCATGCCGCACATGGTTATTTAATTCATCAATTCCAATCACCGAAAACAAACAATAGAACCGATCAATATGGTGAAGATCGTCTATTATTCGGTGCAGAAATTATTGAAGCGGTTAAATCAGTTATTCCAGAAGATATGCCTCTCATTGTTCGTATTTCTGCAAAGGAATATTCTAAAGATGGATATGACATCGATTACGGCGTCGAAATTGCAAAGCGCTACAAAAAAGCCGGAGCTGATATAATTGATGTGAGTGGTGGCGGCAATGGTCCTGTCGTTGAAGATAGACGTCCAAGATTACACCCAGGTTATCAAGTTCATTTAGCTCGTGAAATTAAAGTTCAAGCAGAAATCCCAGTCATTGCGGTTGGTATGTTAGATGATCCACGTGTGGCTGACCATGTGGTTGGTGTACAAGATGCAGATCTAATTGCAATTGGACGAGCATCTCTCAGAGATCCTCATTGGGTATTAAATGCAGGAAGAAAAGAAGAACGTGCTTGTTTTGTACCTAAACAATACGTCAGAGGTTATCAATAG
- a CDS encoding glycerophosphodiester phosphodiesterase, whose protein sequence is MVKVIAHRGSSGECPENTMIAFQKAVEDGADMIELDVQLTKDKQIIVMHDETVDRTTNGKGLIGDMTLIEAQSLRIVDRDGHLTDYQLPSLKDVLDYLSDKDIELNIELKANSDDEYMLEQGTYQLVDIFKMHDRVVYSSFDEGALRYIKSLNNDVHIALLTSKLNNKVLERIKDMNCSTYHLSKKIKFKDIDKCLVNQEQVRVWTINDKKTMKEYIDKGYDIITDYPKKAIELINNQ, encoded by the coding sequence ATGGTTAAAGTAATAGCACACCGCGGTAGTAGTGGAGAATGTCCAGAAAATACAATGATTGCATTCCAAAAAGCAGTGGAAGATGGAGCGGATATGATTGAACTAGATGTTCAATTAACGAAAGATAAGCAAATTATTGTGATGCATGATGAAACAGTCGATCGCACGACAAATGGTAAAGGATTAATAGGAGATATGACGTTAATTGAAGCGCAATCACTTCGTATTGTTGATCGTGACGGTCATCTAACAGATTATCAATTACCAAGTCTTAAAGATGTTTTGGATTATTTAAGTGATAAAGATATTGAATTGAATATTGAATTGAAAGCGAATAGCGATGATGAATATATGTTAGAACAAGGAACATATCAACTTGTTGATATATTTAAAATGCATGATCGTGTTGTCTACTCATCATTTGATGAAGGAGCATTGAGATACATTAAATCACTGAATAATGATGTTCACATTGCTTTACTAACTTCTAAATTGAATAATAAAGTGTTAGAGCGTATTAAAGATATGAACTGTTCAACGTATCACTTAAGCAAAAAAATCAAGTTTAAAGATATTGATAAATGTTTAGTGAATCAAGAGCAAGTGAGAGTATGGACGATTAATGATAAGAAAACGATGAAAGAGTATATCGATAAAGGCTATGATATTATTACCGACTACCCGAAGAAGGCAATCGAGCTAATTAATAATCAATAA
- a CDS encoding alpha/beta hydrolase: MKYKYEQGDHQHSLLLFHGTGGHEQDMLPLAEIIDPKAPVLSIRGNVLEQGMPRYFRRLSPGVYDVDNLFEEGEKITAELNELTSKYDIDINKSTFVGYSNGANMIVHLLLTGQVKPNKAVILHPLYPVDREDYGDLSGCDILITTGAQDMIAPTNEAMKVKSRLEAIGANVKVHITDGAHGLLEEELEEVRQFNQR; this comes from the coding sequence ATGAAATATAAATACGAACAAGGTGATCATCAACATTCATTATTGTTATTTCATGGAACAGGTGGTCATGAGCAAGATATGCTACCGCTTGCAGAAATTATAGACCCTAAAGCCCCGGTATTGAGTATTCGTGGTAATGTTTTAGAACAAGGTATGCCAAGATATTTTAGAAGATTGTCGCCTGGTGTCTATGATGTTGATAATCTTTTTGAAGAAGGTGAGAAAATCACAGCAGAGCTAAACGAACTGACTTCAAAATATGATATTGATATAAATAAATCAACATTTGTAGGATATTCAAATGGTGCTAATATGATTGTTCATCTATTATTAACAGGGCAAGTAAAACCTAATAAAGCAGTGATATTGCACCCATTATACCCAGTAGATCGAGAGGACTACGGAGATTTATCGGGATGTGACATCTTGATTACGACTGGAGCTCAAGATATGATTGCTCCAACAAATGAAGCGATGAAAGTGAAATCTAGGCTAGAGGCAATTGGTGCAAATGTTAAAGTGCATATTACAGATGGTGCTCATGGATTACTAGAAGAGGAACTTGAAGAGGTTCGTCAGTTTAATCAACGGTAA
- a CDS encoding DMT family transporter, with translation MGWLFLGIAGLFEVLSVSLLKLSDGMTKKIYVVGTAISFGLSLTVLTFALQHIPVSIGYGVWTGIGAAGSVLAGMFIFGEAHDYRKYLLVVGIVISIAGLKFFG, from the coding sequence ATGGGTTGGTTATTTCTAGGAATTGCTGGATTATTTGAAGTGCTATCGGTCAGTTTATTGAAGTTATCAGATGGCATGACGAAGAAAATTTATGTCGTTGGAACAGCAATTAGTTTTGGTCTAAGTTTAACGGTCTTAACGTTTGCACTACAGCACATTCCAGTTAGTATAGGCTACGGTGTATGGACGGGTATTGGAGCAGCAGGTAGCGTGCTGGCAGGGATGTTTATCTTTGGAGAGGCACACGATTATCGTAAATACTTACTTGTTGTCGGGATTGTGATTAGCATTGCAGGACTGAAATTTTTTGGTTAA
- a CDS encoding DMT family transporter, giving the protein MKSWIYLIAGGLMEVVWAYGLAFSDGLSKIEWVIPTVIAVVISFWLFGKALSELPVSTGYALFTGLGAFGTAICGMVLFNEEVSLLKIVFLVSLISCIIGLKLVPEKKESTQYPMQIISDELEEVE; this is encoded by the coding sequence ATGAAGTCATGGATATATTTAATTGCTGGTGGGCTCATGGAAGTTGTATGGGCATATGGTTTAGCTTTTTCAGATGGATTATCTAAGATTGAGTGGGTCATTCCAACGGTCATTGCTGTTGTAATCAGTTTTTGGCTATTTGGTAAAGCGTTAAGTGAGTTACCTGTATCGACTGGATATGCATTATTTACAGGACTCGGTGCTTTTGGCACGGCGATTTGTGGGATGGTCTTATTCAATGAAGAAGTATCATTATTGAAGATTGTGTTTTTAGTATCTCTAATCAGTTGTATTATTGGACTAAAATTAGTTCCTGAGAAGAAGGAATCGACTCAATACCCTATGCAAATTATATCTGATGAACTTGAGGAGGTTGAATAA
- a CDS encoding ZIP family metal transporter yields MEWFQSLDAVYQALIATLFTWFVTALGASVVFLFKTIHKTILNGMMGFAAGVMIAASVWSLLIPSIEMSQSLNVKEYVPALIGFLLGGAFLWIFDQIIPHLHIGEDRSEAEGVPTSLHRSILLVFAITLHNIPEGLAVGIAFGAVAGGAEGATLAGAIALAIGMAIQNFPEGASVSLPLRRDGFSRMKSFMYGQASAIVEPIAGVIGALLVVTITPIQPYALAFAAGAMIYVVVEELIPEAQRNSNTDIATIGCMLGFAVMMTLDVALG; encoded by the coding sequence ATGGAGTGGTTTCAATCACTTGATGCAGTATATCAAGCGCTTATTGCGACTTTATTTACATGGTTTGTCACGGCGCTTGGTGCGAGTGTCGTGTTTCTATTTAAGACAATACATAAAACAATACTTAACGGGATGATGGGCTTTGCGGCAGGTGTAATGATTGCTGCAAGTGTTTGGTCATTACTGATTCCTTCAATAGAGATGAGTCAAAGTTTAAATGTGAAAGAGTATGTTCCAGCGTTAATTGGATTTTTACTTGGTGGTGCATTTCTATGGATATTTGATCAAATCATTCCGCATTTACATATTGGTGAAGATCGTTCAGAAGCTGAAGGGGTGCCGACGAGTTTACATCGGTCTATTTTGTTAGTATTTGCGATTACTTTACACAATATACCCGAAGGACTAGCCGTTGGGATTGCATTCGGTGCAGTGGCGGGTGGTGCTGAAGGTGCGACATTAGCAGGTGCAATTGCGTTAGCCATTGGAATGGCGATTCAAAACTTTCCAGAAGGGGCTAGCGTGTCATTGCCATTAAGAAGAGATGGATTCTCACGGATGAAAAGCTTTATGTATGGACAAGCATCGGCTATTGTTGAGCCGATTGCAGGTGTCATTGGTGCGCTACTTGTTGTAACCATTACACCGATTCAACCATACGCTTTGGCATTTGCAGCAGGTGCAATGATTTATGTCGTGGTAGAAGAACTAATACCGGAAGCACAACGTAATAGTAATACAGATATTGCAACGATCGGATGTATGTTAGGGTTTGCTGTAATGATGACGTTAGATGTTGCATTAGGATAA
- a CDS encoding dicarboxylate/amino acid:cation symporter, whose product MKLTTKIFIGLILGLIVGLGLNLFAPDLFEPLNTYLFGPLGTIFLNLIKMLVVPIVFFSITLGVAALGDPKKLGRIGIKTILFFLLTTTLAIIIAMTTSFVFKPGDAGITPSSEGYEAEEAPSVVETFTNIIPTNPIQSMVEGNMLQIITFSVFVGFAIAMLGKKAHVVKEVVEQGNEIMMYLVNIVMKFAPYGAFGLLATAAGEMGINGVKAMALYMFCVIFALVIQMYLVYGSLVKFVGKMNPITFFKEIFEAQTVAFSTSTSSGTLPISMKVAQEKLGVPRAISGFVQPLGATINMDGTAIMQGVATIFIAQVYDVDLSITALLMIILTAVLASIGTAGVPGVGLIMLAMILTQVTLPVEGIALILGIDRILGMLRTAVNITGDAACAVCVAESEKKHGLTNEQLEESLERI is encoded by the coding sequence ATGAAACTTACAACGAAAATATTTATCGGTTTAATATTAGGTCTTATTGTCGGTTTAGGTCTTAATTTATTCGCGCCAGACTTATTTGAACCATTGAACACATATTTATTCGGTCCCCTGGGTACCATTTTCTTAAATCTAATCAAAATGCTTGTTGTACCGATTGTATTCTTCTCTATTACATTAGGTGTTGCTGCACTAGGAGATCCAAAAAAGCTTGGTCGAATTGGAATTAAAACAATTCTCTTCTTCCTTTTGACAACGACACTTGCAATCATCATCGCGATGACAACATCGTTCGTATTTAAACCTGGGGATGCAGGTATTACACCTTCATCGGAGGGGTACGAAGCAGAGGAAGCACCAAGCGTTGTAGAGACGTTTACAAATATTATTCCTACAAACCCTATACAGTCAATGGTTGAAGGGAATATGCTTCAAATCATTACATTTAGTGTATTTGTCGGTTTCGCCATCGCAATGCTAGGAAAGAAAGCACACGTCGTAAAAGAAGTTGTGGAACAAGGAAATGAAATAATGATGTACCTTGTGAATATCGTGATGAAATTTGCGCCTTACGGTGCATTTGGTTTACTTGCGACAGCAGCTGGTGAAATGGGAATTAACGGTGTCAAAGCAATGGCATTATATATGTTCTGTGTTATCTTTGCATTAGTAATTCAAATGTATTTAGTATATGGTTCTCTGGTGAAATTCGTCGGTAAGATGAACCCAATTACATTCTTTAAAGAAATTTTCGAGGCACAAACGGTTGCATTCTCTACTTCTACAAGTAGTGGTACGTTACCAATCTCTATGAAAGTCGCACAAGAGAAACTCGGTGTGCCGAGAGCCATTAGTGGGTTCGTTCAACCCCTTGGCGCTACGATCAATATGGACGGTACAGCCATCATGCAAGGGGTCGCAACGATTTTCATCGCACAAGTGTATGATGTAGACTTAAGTATTACTGCTTTACTGATGATTATATTAACAGCAGTCTTAGCAAGTATCGGAACAGCAGGTGTTCCAGGTGTTGGATTGATTATGTTAGCAATGATTCTGACACAAGTTACTTTACCTGTTGAAGGAATAGCACTTATCTTAGGAATTGACCGTATCCTTGGTATGTTAAGAACAGCTGTCAATATTACTGGTGATGCTGCATGTGCAGTATGTGTAGCTGAATCAGAGAAAAAACACGGCCTTACAAATGAGCAATTAGAAGAGTCATTAGAAAGAATATAG
- the yfkAB gene encoding radical SAM/CxCxxxxC motif protein YfkAB yields the protein MKEPLSIHNDPWECYNNIDQFGQHTLTNIEITTTHMCNMRCAHCAVGHTLTPIDPETINLSDLFAALDRVEHLNTLSITGGEPMFSKKSIKEVVTPILKYCEERNIYTQMNSNLTVPLNRYEAIGEYIDCMHISHNWGTLEEFTTVGFERMGRQPKEDAKARLFYTMIENSRALSEQGMFISAETMLNQSTIPHLEHIHQEVVKDMLCSRHEIHPMYPVDFASALTGINIEQSIAAMHKILDIRDEDIWMLFGTLPILPCNQDESSKRLLERLRTAPNVTVRNDPDGRNRLNINVFTGEVIITDFGDHEGTLNTIYNQSLNDTFNDWIKSDKARALNCHCPAVKCVGPNILVKDMYYQDVDFKKREQMMHTLNT from the coding sequence ATGAAAGAACCTTTATCTATACATAATGACCCTTGGGAATGTTACAACAACATTGACCAATTCGGTCAACATACATTAACAAATATTGAGATTACAACTACACATATGTGTAATATGAGATGTGCACACTGTGCTGTGGGTCATACGTTGACTCCTATTGATCCTGAGACAATTAATTTATCTGATTTGTTTGCTGCTTTAGACCGTGTTGAACATTTAAATACGCTATCCATCACGGGTGGTGAGCCGATGTTTAGTAAGAAGTCTATTAAAGAAGTCGTGACACCGATTCTTAAATATTGTGAAGAGCGCAATATTTATACACAAATGAACTCAAATTTAACAGTCCCGTTAAACCGGTATGAAGCGATCGGTGAATATATAGATTGTATGCATATTAGCCATAATTGGGGAACGCTCGAAGAATTTACAACTGTTGGCTTTGAACGAATGGGCAGACAACCTAAAGAAGACGCAAAAGCGAGGCTGTTCTATACGATGATTGAAAATTCCCGTGCGTTAAGTGAACAAGGCATGTTCATCTCTGCCGAGACGATGCTCAATCAATCAACAATCCCTCATCTTGAACATATTCATCAAGAAGTCGTTAAAGATATGCTCTGTAGTCGTCATGAAATACATCCAATGTATCCTGTGGATTTCGCAAGTGCATTGACCGGTATTAATATCGAACAATCGATTGCAGCAATGCACAAAATCTTAGACATCCGTGATGAAGATATATGGATGCTGTTTGGAACGTTACCAATTCTACCGTGTAACCAAGATGAATCTTCTAAACGATTATTAGAACGATTAAGAACAGCACCTAATGTCACCGTTAGAAATGACCCCGATGGTCGAAATCGATTAAATATTAACGTATTCACGGGAGAAGTCATTATTACCGACTTCGGAGATCACGAAGGTACGTTAAATACGATATACAATCAATCGTTGAATGATACGTTCAATGATTGGATTAAATCTGATAAAGCACGTGCATTGAACTGTCATTGTCCAGCTGTTAAATGCGTTGGACCAAATATACTTGTTAAAGATATGTATTATCAAGATGTAGATTTTAAAAAGCGCGAACAAATGATGCATACATTAAATACGTAA
- a CDS encoding acyltransferase family protein, with the protein MKREINELNLLRAILCITIVLIHSMTSLALKSDESLKVLIQFLQLFLLFATPSFIMLSEVILSHAYQNHLPKNFFKKRIQYILIPYIIFGIIDSIRFIAIGYHDDLFDSLWTKIIEGKWHGWFVIVIFKYYIIHYFCHQWLRKIPMYIPIISTFIISMTHSILFFHIDQYYNFWKAIYPFESKTMLLWWLFYFVCAYYIGQHYEYFMMFIQQYLICIILLLLIAMLWITHNFYIEGITIVTSYRYDNIIFTVLIFMLLIFSLRMFSHRTSSGQYNIINHCFNYISNRSYYIYLSHFILLYFIQEILNPLIEWPILYVTTLCSMTIISTLLLYSLIEKLPYSELIIGKKKKSS; encoded by the coding sequence ATGAAGCGCGAGATTAATGAATTGAACTTATTGAGAGCAATTCTATGTATTACGATTGTCCTCATCCATTCGATGACTTCTTTAGCCCTTAAATCAGATGAATCGTTGAAAGTACTCATTCAATTCCTTCAACTATTTCTATTGTTCGCAACTCCTTCATTTATTATGTTATCTGAAGTCATTTTGTCTCATGCGTATCAAAACCATTTGCCTAAAAATTTTTTTAAGAAACGAATTCAATATATATTAATCCCTTATATTATATTTGGAATAATCGATAGTATACGATTTATTGCGATTGGGTATCATGACGATTTATTCGATTCGTTATGGACGAAGATCATTGAAGGAAAATGGCACGGTTGGTTTGTCATTGTCATATTTAAATATTATATAATCCACTATTTTTGTCATCAGTGGTTACGTAAAATCCCTATGTATATTCCTATCATTAGTACATTTATTATCTCAATGACACATTCAATTTTATTTTTTCACATTGATCAATATTATAATTTTTGGAAAGCAATTTACCCGTTCGAGTCGAAAACAATGCTATTGTGGTGGTTATTTTACTTTGTCTGTGCATATTACATTGGACAACATTATGAGTATTTCATGATGTTCATTCAACAATACTTAATTTGTATTATTTTATTACTCCTAATTGCAATGTTATGGATCACCCACAATTTCTACATTGAAGGTATTACAATTGTGACATCATATCGGTATGATAATATTATCTTTACGGTGTTAATATTTATGTTACTCATATTCAGTTTGAGAATGTTCAGCCATCGTACTTCATCAGGTCAATATAACATAATAAATCACTGTTTCAATTATATTAGTAATCGATCATATTATATTTATTTAAGCCATTTCATCTTGTTATACTTTATTCAAGAAATATTGAACCCGCTAATAGAGTGGCCTATACTATATGTTACCACTTTGTGTAGTATGACTATTATATCAACATTGCTATTGTATTCATTAATAGAAAAACTACCTTATAGTGAATTGATAATTGGAAAGAAGAAAAAGTCGTCTTAA